A single genomic interval of Paenibacillus macerans harbors:
- a CDS encoding response regulator gives MKIRVLLADDEPVILRGLKKLIDWEKLGFSMIGEANDGNELRQLLRECRPDLIISDISMPGCSGIDIIREIHEQSLQVKVVFISAYQEFVYARQAIQYGAVDYLVKPVNKAHLESVVGKAAALIREENEGERARKKLTHYERKQRTVTIEELLDGLMDGDKRAASELTRMGAVALSRHTSICLLEPDETMGSASRWEERERKLVHFALHNIIKETIEPGGNGLMFHKDGRFGILIQHEHADEPRKLAYDLHGKINAFLKLPVSLGIGRPVCGIEAASDSYRAALKALNQKYFTGLNRVNETDETAVDRPEELCSIAELEENIAKALMSQNREELHAAANRLLAAIERRAVSNWR, from the coding sequence ATGAAGATCAGGGTCTTATTGGCGGACGACGAGCCGGTCATATTGCGCGGGCTAAAAAAACTGATAGATTGGGAAAAACTAGGGTTTTCGATGATCGGAGAGGCCAATGACGGCAACGAACTGAGACAATTGCTGCGCGAATGCCGCCCGGATCTGATCATCAGCGATATCAGCATGCCGGGCTGCAGCGGTATCGACATTATCCGCGAGATCCATGAACAATCCCTGCAGGTAAAAGTCGTTTTCATTAGCGCATACCAGGAGTTTGTTTATGCCCGGCAGGCGATTCAATACGGCGCCGTAGACTATTTGGTCAAGCCGGTGAACAAAGCGCATTTGGAAAGCGTCGTCGGCAAGGCGGCGGCGCTGATCCGCGAGGAAAACGAAGGCGAGCGGGCCAGGAAAAAGCTGACCCATTATGAGCGGAAACAACGCACCGTGACGATCGAAGAGTTGCTGGACGGCTTGATGGACGGGGACAAGCGGGCAGCTTCCGAATTAACCCGCATGGGCGCGGTGGCGCTGAGCCGGCATACGAGCATCTGTTTGCTGGAGCCGGATGAAACGATGGGAAGCGCCTCCCGCTGGGAAGAACGGGAGCGGAAGCTGGTCCATTTCGCCCTGCACAACATAATCAAAGAAACGATCGAGCCCGGCGGCAACGGCTTGATGTTCCATAAAGACGGAAGGTTCGGGATCTTGATCCAGCATGAACACGCGGACGAGCCGCGTAAGTTGGCGTACGACCTGCACGGGAAGATCAACGCTTTCCTCAAATTGCCGGTTTCCCTGGGAATAGGCCGGCCGGTATGCGGCATCGAGGCGGCCTCCGATTCCTACCGCGCCGCATTGAAAGCGCTTAACCAAAAATATTTCACCGGCCTTAACCGGGTGAACGAGACGGATGAAACCGCGGTGGATCGCCCGGAAGAGTTATGCAGCATCGCCGAGCTGGAGGAGAACATAGCCAAGGCGCTGATGTCGCAGAACAGGGAGGAACTGCATGCGGCGGCGAACCGGCTTCTTGCGGCGATTGAGCGGCGGGCGGTAAGCAACTGGCGGTGA
- a CDS encoding helix-turn-helix domain-containing protein, with protein sequence MYNAIQLLDQHMAKIGIQLSASGHDPNALLVRLSGYAAYEGVKKEFAAIVERACEQIVYKLANKEIAELRRVKTYIEEHYAENITLESMAAMIYMNPYYFSSFFKKHTGKNFKQYLTEERMKHALRLLLETDLMIYEIAERVGYNNARHFSDMFNCHVAPEVDLNWHILKLSLQPIVENAIQHGLKQQGRGTVGLTVARRERTIVITVYDDGAGMSSDTLMRLNRALNDPEAPGKNVGLKNVHERIKSVFGETYGIVINSREHLGTSIVLTFPIVEETVPS encoded by the coding sequence GTGTACAATGCGATCCAACTGCTGGATCAGCATATGGCAAAAATCGGCATCCAGTTAAGCGCATCAGGCCACGATCCCAACGCGTTGTTGGTCAGACTTTCGGGGTATGCGGCTTATGAAGGCGTAAAGAAGGAGTTTGCGGCGATCGTGGAGCGTGCCTGCGAACAGATCGTCTATAAGTTGGCAAACAAAGAAATCGCTGAGCTGCGCCGGGTCAAAACGTATATAGAGGAGCATTACGCCGAAAACATCACGCTGGAGTCCATGGCCGCTATGATTTATATGAACCCGTACTACTTCAGCAGCTTTTTCAAAAAACATACCGGAAAAAATTTCAAGCAGTATTTGACGGAGGAACGGATGAAGCATGCGCTCCGCTTGCTATTGGAGACAGACCTGATGATCTATGAAATCGCCGAACGCGTCGGCTACAACAACGCCCGCCATTTCAGCGACATGTTCAATTGCCATGTGGCTCCGGAAGTGGATTTGAATTGGCACATCTTAAAGCTCTCCCTGCAGCCGATCGTCGAGAACGCCATCCAACATGGGTTAAAGCAGCAAGGGAGAGGTACGGTCGGGCTTACCGTCGCAAGACGCGAGCGGACCATTGTCATCACGGTTTACGATGACGGCGCCGGAATGAGTTCCGATACGCTGATGCGTTTGAACCGCGCGCTGAACGATCCTGAAGCTCCCGGCAAAAACGTCGGGCTCAAAAACGTGCACGAACGGATCAAATCGGTATTCGGCGAAACCTATGGGATCGTCATCAATAGCCGGGAGCATCTCGGCACCTCGATTGTACTTACCTTTCCCATTGTAGAGGAAACGGTACCTTCTTAA